GGCCGGGCAGAGTTCATGGCGATACGCTTGAGTCTTTCCCTGAGTTGGACCGAGTCCTTGAAGGTGGATGTACAGTAATGGACTTTCGGATGACCGTTGATCTCGCCAGCCCATTTGGTCGAACCTTTGATCGCATTACAGAGAGGATTTTCCGTCTCGAGTTTTCTCTCACGCATATTGTCAGCACAGGCGTCACCCCACTCAAGCTGATTGATGTTGAAAAAGTCCACGGAGTCAAGCAGAGGGAAGAAATGCCGGAGACCCGGAAGTGAGGGGACCTCAAAACCTATCGCAAATCCCATCTTTTTTGCATTCGCGATCGACTGAACGTACGGAGAGTTCAAAATATCCTTCCAGATTTCATGGGGAGGGTGCATTCTGATCTCGTCAACGCACACGACGAGAGCAGCGAGATCCTCTTCGGTCGGGGCGTGGCCGGTGTACAGATGGATCTGATGCTCTTTGCCGAAATGCTTTTTGAGTGCCGAGCAGAACTCGACGACCCGTTCGATTTCGAGAAGAGGTTCCCCTCCCGTGACGCCGGTCCCAAGAGCATCCATAATCTCGCCTTCGGCGATCGCTTCTTCGGGAGTAGTGATCTTCTGGTCGTTTGCATAGATCACATCGAGATCCTTTCTCTCTTCGGAAAGAGGGCAGTACCAGCAGTCGCGGTCACACCGTCCGGTAATAAAAAGGACCAGCTTTGCTCCGATGTAACAGAGTTTACAGCCGTCAGAGAGATTTCTCGGGAGTTTTTCCTTCGCCATATTTATAACGACATCTCAAGAAGACGTTTCAGCGTCTCTTCGCGGCCAAGCGCTTCGAGGAACCAGCCGAGACGCGGACCCCTGTCAGCCCCAAGGAAAGCCCGGTAGATACCGGTGAAGACCTCTTTTCCGGTAACGCCGGCTACCTGGGCGGCGTCATACACGGCATTGTGGAGAACATCGGCTTTCCACTCGGCATCGGTGACTATTTTTGCGTAGGCAACTACGGCTGATTTGACCTCGGGTTTTTCATTCGCGGCAACCTCCGGCAGGGATTCGGCAACGGCAAACTTGGCATCTTCGGGAGCGTAACGTTCGAGCCAGACCTTGGCACGGTTTGCCTGATCGAGAACGGCCTCTTTGTCAACAATCTCGTATCCGCTGCGTTTGAGGATATCGAAGATTGCATCATCGGTCCGTGCGATCTGGACAACGGTCACCATATGACGGAACGGGATCGTCGTCTGGGGGGAGGCGATTCTGGATAGTTCATACTCGCGGGACTCTCCAACAACGGCCGCCTTGTCATACTCGTCGATTAAACGGAGCAGGCCCATTCCCGGATCAAACGCGATGGTCTTGTCTGGTTTGGTTTTTGCAATCAAGTAGCGGAGAACTTCCGGCGGGACGACATCGAGCATATCCCGAATCGTTAAGACTACGCCTTTTGAGGAGTGCATCTCGCCTTTTCCTTTCAGGCTGATCCATTCGTAAGTTACCGGGACCGGAGCATTGTAACCGTAGATCTCTTTCGTGATGATTTTGCCGGTATCATACGATCCGCCGGGCGAGGCGTGGTCTTTTCCAAACGGCTCGACCGTTACGCCATGTACGGACCAGCGCATCGGCCAGTCGACACGCCAGACAAGTTTCCCTTCGCCTTTGGAGTAGTCGGAGACGCCTTCGTGACCACATGAACATTTGTAGGTGACGGTATGGTTTTCGATATCGTGGGAGAGGATCGCTGCACGGGAAATCGTGCCGCATGAGGAACAGATAGGATAATACGGCGTCCATCCTTCTTCGAGTTTTCTGCCGGAGACTCTTTCAAGGATCTCTTTGATATCTTCGGCGTGAATGAGTGCCTGTTTGATCTGTTCAGTAAACATACTGGAGCGGTAAGCTTCGCTCGTCCGGATGATCCGCGGGTGGATGTCGAGCTCTTCGATTGCCGAGAGGAAGGGATCAAGGAAATGTTCTGCATAACTTTTGTGTTTTCCGCACGGGCACGGGATATCGCTGACCGGCCAGCCGATATATTTCTGATATTCGTCAGAGAGGAACGGGTATACTTTTCTCAGCGGATCGAAGTCGTCTGCAATATATACAAGCTCGGCCTCGACTCCCCTTTTGAGGAGAGCTTTGTAGATCATATCCCCCGTCATGACCTCACGCATATTCCCTAGATGAATAGGACCGGACGGCGTAATGCCGGTCGCGATCAGCTGCGGAGCATCGGCCGCAACCTGCGCTGCTTTCGCATCAGCCCAGTGAATCTTCTCATGTATTTTTTCTTCCATGTATTAATACCTGTAATTCGATGTATCTATAAGTATGTGTTTTCAAATCTGATAATACCTGATGTCAGAAAAGGAAAGACCTCTGCACGGAAAGAGACAGCGAATCTGAAATATAAAAAAAGAAGAGTTATTCCGTTACTGCCGGAAGAGCCGAGTCATAGAGATTGGCGAAGAACCGGGCAGTCACGATCATGATAAAAGGCAGTGCGACGACGAGCAGCACAAAGCCGGCGATCGGGATACAGAAAAGAACGATTTCTGCAACACCAACGATCAGGGAAAGAAGGATCCAGTATCCAAGATACCGTAACCAGCCTATATTGCCGATAAGGGTCAGAAGTTCCTTAATGTGGAATGCTGCACCGAACTTCTCTTCCTTTGCGAATTTGATAACACCCATCATTCCAATCATAACAGAGATGATCAGAAGAATGATCGGGATAATCATGCCGACAATGATGAGATATGCCATGTTATCCATCGGACCAAGGGTCACGAGAGTTGAGATGATCATATAGGGGATCATGTAGATGAAGAGGATGATCATTGCGAGAATTCCCTCGACAAACATCTTACCCCAGTGATTCAGTGCAAGTTCTCCTCCGCGGTACACTCTCATCATAAATCCATAGATGAAGACTCCTGCAAGTGTCGTGACAATTGACCCCAGAATGAAGAAGAGAACCGAGGCAGAGGTGAACATTGCCAAAGCCGCCGAATCCATCATTGGAGAACTCATCATTGCAGAATCGACCGCTGATGCAAATGCGGGAGTCATGGCGGCAAACGCCATCAAAACAAAGATCAGACCGAGGATCAGCAGAACCATACCGGCAAACATTACCGAGTACAGGAGAATGAGAACAAACCAGCTACCAAAGGTTTTGAATGCAGTGTTTGCATACTCCTTGGAGTTCTGGATGTTTTCGCTAAAACCCATTACCATAATACTAACGTATCAGTTGTTTCGACTATATATGAGTTCGCCGACCGGTTTAAAAAAGAGTGTTGACTTTTTTGGCACCGGCCATATTTGCGCCGCCTAACTCGGCAAATCGAAGATCGGCACCGGAAAGATCGGCTTTCCACATATCTGCACCTTCCAGATGAGCGTGGGTAAGATCGGCATCAGAGAAATTTACATGCCTGAGATCGGCGCCTTCCAGATGGGCATAGGAGAGATTCACTCCCGACAAATCCAGACCCATAAACGAAGCCTCTTCCAGATATGCGCCGTAAACTCGGGTATCATCCGGTTTGTTCGAGATCTCGTTTTCATACCACGGATTCCAACTGGAAACCCCTTCTTTAAGACGGGTAACCTGTACTGGATCGCACTTTATTTTTCCTGCCCCGTCATAAACGGCAGCATCAGGATTGGCACCGTCAAGGACGGCCTTGGATAAATAGGCACGCCAGAGATTGGTGCCTGCAAGATTCGCATAGGATATGTCAGCCGACTTCAGATAGGAGTAGGATAGGTCGGCATTTTTGAGATTTGCAAACCTGAGATTGGCACCCTCCAAAAACCAGTAGGCAAGGTCCCCGCCTTCAAGATGGGCACCGTATGCATCAGAACTTCTCAGATACATCGTTTCTTTCAAATGGACGGTATACCACGCGTTCCAGCGGGTGAAATCCTTCGCCTTCGAACATTCCTGCAGCAGTGAATACTGCCCTGCGTCAAACCTTGGTTTCCTCATACATTATCTCACTGGCTTTTTGCTTTCTTCCTTCCTTGATGAAGATCTCATACGCGGTAAGTCCAAGGATCAAAAGGACAGGGCCTAAAACGAATCCCAGAAGTCCCATTGCCATAGCCCCGCCGAAAAATCCGACGAACATGAGCATTGGTCTGATCTTCACCCGTTTTCCGGTGAGTTTCGGGCGGATGATCAGATCGGTTAAGACACAGGTCAGGAAGTATCCAAGCGTTGCGGTCAGAATCACGCCTCGGATATCGCCAAGACATAACGCGTAGATGCCGACGAAAATGATCACCATAAGCGGGCCTAAGACCGGGATCAGAGCAAATAAAGCACACATCGTGGAGAAGAAAATCTCATGACCGTACCCAAGCACCAGGAAAAAAGCGTATGCTAAAAAGAAGGTCAGAAAGGCTATGAAAACATGAACTACGTAGATAGAGAAGAGGATATCTTTGGTCTTTTTCGCCATCAGCAGGACATTGTCCATCGAACCAGAAGGAACAATGCTGCACAAATCGGCCCAAATTCTGTCCCCGCAGATTATCGACAGATAGACGAGGGAATAAAAGAGGATCATGTCGATGATAACGGCCGGAATCATCTGTGCTGCGCTCAGGGCAAAGCTTGGAAACATGGTAAGAAGGATGCTTTTTACCTCTTCAACGATTTTTATAGAAAAATCACTGCCGTCAGTTAAATGAAGCATATTGGTAACGGTGTTTATGATCGTCTGGAAAATGGACATGAAGTACCCAAAATCCGAACTGACCACCACAACGATTCCCACACAAACCCCGATGATTATCGCTAGAACAATCGTTATCAAAATCCCCGCAGAAAACGGTGCCGGGATACGCTTTGTCATCTTCCGATGCAGCGGCAGAAACACAACCGCCACGGAAAGAGCAAGGATAAAGAGGAAAATATAATTCCACGAGACAACAAGAATTGCCAGAAATATCAGAACGACAAGTATCAGACTGAAATGGTCTCTTGCATACTGCGGAATATTCATTATATGAATAGAGACGGCAAAGGATAATAAATTCTGGGTTAAAAAGAAAGAGCAAACCTGAGGTTTACTCGATTACTTTGAATGAGGAGCCTGGAACACCGCAGACAGGGCAGTGTTCCGGAACGTTGTCGATCTCGACATTTCCGCAGACAGGACATAGGTAGATGGTCTTCGCATCGAAATCTTTGCCAGCGTTTACTTCCTCAAGTGCTTTTTTATAGAGTACGGCGTGCCTGGCCTCGGCATTCATGGCATGTGTAAATATGAGGGCTGCATCCTGACGGTCTTCCTTTTCTGAAATTGAGATAAACGCGGGATAACTCTCCGTGCTTGCACGAAGTTCAGCTTCGATACCGGCCTCAAGATTGGAAGCCATACTGCCAATATACCCGCCGACTTGGAGAAGCTCGCGTGAATGAATCTCCTCGGCTGCTGACGTTGCACGGAAGAGGTTGGCTAAATGCGTATATCCTTCTTCATCCGCCGCTTCTGAAAATGTTTTATACTTGCGGTTTACCGGGATTCGCCGGAAAATGCACTGTTAATACATTCTTGAGTGTTCATAACATCTTATTTTGTCCAGAAATTTGATAAAGATAATGGAGGGGGTATTTACCAAAAATAATGATTTTCAGAGAAAAAAGAAGAGTAAACCAGAGGTTTACTCGACGACTTTGAATGAGGCGCCGGGAATACCGCAGATAGGGCAGTTTGCCGGAGCTTTGTCGATCTCGACGTTTCCGCAGACGGGGCAGAGATAGATGGTTTTCACATCGAAATCTTTGCCTGCTTTTACCGCTTCAAGTGCTTTTCTGTAGAGTTCAGCATGTACGGCCTCGGCTTTCATGGCGTGCATGAATGTGATGACAGCATCCTGACGGTCTTCCTTTTCTGCGATGGAGATAAATTCCGGATACATCTCATTGGTCTCATGGAGTTCGCCTTCGCGGCCGGCTTCAAGGTTTGCAACGGTTGTTCCGATGTAGCCCCCGACACGGAGAAGACGACGTGCGTGGATCTCTTCTGCTGCTGACGTCGCACGGAAGAGTTTTGCCACATGATCGTATCCTTCATCGGCTGCTGCTTCCGCATATGATTTATACTTGCGGTTTGCCTGCGATTCTCCAGAAAACGCTCCGTTAATACAGTCCTGAGTGTTCATACACATATATTGTTGGATAGTTCGGATAAAGATTTGGAAGGGGAACATTATGCGAAACAACTATGTATACTCTTTTCCAAAAGAGAATTACGCATGAGTCTGAAAAATACTGCGGATATCGATAAACCAAGAGAAAAACTGATTGCAAAGGGTCCGGGAAGCCTTGAACTTGAAGAGCTGGTTGCGGCTATCATCGGACGAGGGATTCCGGGCTGCGATGCCGTACAAATCGGGAAAAAAGTTGGAAAAATTCTGATGTCCAAAACCTATGAAACGGAGGTTGATGATCTCTGCGGGGTGAACGGCATGGGGGAGGGAAAAGCGTGCCAGATCATAGCCGCCCTGGAACTTGCACGCCGTTTCCCTCCGCCCGTCCACCGATTTGCGGTTATCCACAAAGCAGAAGATGTGCTACCTTTCGTTCATCAGTACCGCTATGATGCACAGGAAAACGTCATTTCAGTAACATTGTCCGGGGCACATGAAGTACTGAAGGTCAGACTCATCACCAAAGGTCTCGTGAATGAATCACAAATCCACCCAAGAGAAGTTTTTGCCGGGGCAATCCAAGACCGGGCTGCAGTGATGATCCTGATCCATAATCATCCGTCGGGAAATCTTCATCCAAGCAAACAGGATTTGAAAATAACAAAGGAGATGCAGGCTGCCGGAGAACTACTCGGCATCAAACTTCTGGATCATCTGATCATTGGACCGACGGACGGATTCTGGAGTATTGTAGGCGAAGAATAAAAAAAAAGTTAGCGTTGTGCTTTTGCACATCCGCCGCATGCACGGCAGACCTCAACGCATGGAGTGAATTGTGTTCCCTTTCCACAAAACGGCGGAATGTCTGCTGCATCCCGTTTATAATATACATGAGGTACGAGCGATATATGCGTGTAGGTCCCGACCCCTACCCCGATTTTTTCTGCGATATATTCCTGAAGTTTTGCAAGGGCAAACATATTCGATCCGGCGGCTGAGAGCATATCATTACTCCGGAACACGATCTTCATATTCAGTTTCCCTTCTCTGACAACGCACTGGACCAGCTGAAGACAGGGGCAGTCGGCAAGTTTTGCATCGACCGGAGGACACCAGGTCACGGCGACGGCACGGCGGGATACCGGGCTTTCCCGTAATTTATCGATGATATACTGGATCTGATCCTGATGAATCTCGCCGTTTTGCGTAAGTCCGCAGCCCCAGTCGAAAAGCCGTCCGTGATAATCATACTCGAACACCGAATCCGACCCCTCAATCAGATTTTTGGCATACTCATCCAGAAATGCTTCTTTAAATCTGGAACATGGCGAGACCATCGGTTTGGCAAGAGGGGTGTCGACGAAAAGGCAGACCTCGTCGGTTTCAACCGTTTCCTCACCGTTCTCGGTAGTCAGCAAGCTACCCTTTTCCAAAATATACCGGATAACAAGTTCATGTGCCCGTGCAAGGTTCGGTGCACGAAGTAGTTTCATGTAATAGAATAGAGTGAAGGAACGTAAATGTATTTCTAAGCATTCACCTGCATAGGGATAGAATACCCCCTATGATGATATGAACAAAAATATGCAAAACAAGTAGCCCGTAGCAGATTCGAACTGCTGTCGAGGGATCCAGAGTCCCCCATGATTGACCACTACACTAACGGGCTAAATTACCTTAATGAATATGACATGACAGAATATTAAGATAGCGATTGGTTGGTGACCAGATAGATTTTATATCAGCCCTCACAAATCAATTACCAGTGTCAAGACTTATATTCAGCCCAATCTCCATCTGGATTCTGTTTGCCCTGATCCTCCTCGTCGTAATAGGATTACCTTTGCTGTTCTTCGGACTCATCGGAGCAGCACTCGGAAATCTGGGATTCGGGTTCTGGATGATCGTTCTTCTGATCATAGCCATCGTTATTGGAAGTTTCATCAATATTCCTCTTGGAACGCTGAAGCCAAAAAGCCAAAAACAAAAAGAAGAGCCAACCCCGAGAAAACCAACCGGACAGTATGCCCCGTCTATGTATGATAAGATGTACCGGACTGACCGGTTCGAACCGGAACCATATGCTTCCGAGTCTTCTGCAAGGAAAACACGGATATCTATAAACCTCGGCGGTGCAGTGATCCCGATTCTTATCTCGATTTATATCATCTTCATGGGTGCTTTCGGCACAATAACTCATGACCCGTGGTATCTTGCAAAGATGACAGCGGCCTTGATCATCACAACCGTGTGTGTCTATCTCGCAGCCAAACCTGTGAGAGGAATTGGAATTGCCACGCCGTTCTTTGTCGGCCCGGTCGTAACGCTCGCAGCAGCGTTGATTCTCGGTGGAGGGTTCGGGCTTCCGGCAGCAGGGATCGCCTATGTGGCGGGAACTCTTGGGACGCTGATTGGGGCTGATCTTCTGCACCTAAAGGATGTTCCGACCCAGGAAACCTCGATGCTTTCCATCGGAGGGGCCGGAACCTTTGACGGGATTTTCCTTACAGGAATTCTCACAGCACTGCTCGCTT
The sequence above is a segment of the uncultured Methanocorpusculum sp. genome. Coding sequences within it:
- a CDS encoding DUF4013 domain-containing protein, whose translation is MVMGFSENIQNSKEYANTAFKTFGSWFVLILLYSVMFAGMVLLILGLIFVLMAFAAMTPAFASAVDSAMMSSPMMDSAALAMFTSASVLFFILGSIVTTLAGVFIYGFMMRVYRGGELALNHWGKMFVEGILAMIILFIYMIPYMIISTLVTLGPMDNMAYLIIVGMIIPIILLIISVMIGMMGVIKFAKEEKFGAAFHIKELLTLIGNIGWLRYLGYWILLSLIVGVAEIVLFCIPIAGFVLLVVALPFIMIVTARFFANLYDSALPAVTE
- the radC gene encoding DNA repair protein RadC; this encodes MSLKNTADIDKPREKLIAKGPGSLELEELVAAIIGRGIPGCDAVQIGKKVGKILMSKTYETEVDDLCGVNGMGEGKACQIIAALELARRFPPPVHRFAVIHKAEDVLPFVHQYRYDAQENVISVTLSGAHEVLKVRLITKGLVNESQIHPREVFAGAIQDRAAVMILIHNHPSGNLHPSKQDLKITKEMQAAGELLGIKLLDHLIIGPTDGFWSIVGEE
- a CDS encoding AI-2E family transporter; the protein is MNIPQYARDHFSLILVVLIFLAILVVSWNYIFLFILALSVAVVFLPLHRKMTKRIPAPFSAGILITIVLAIIIGVCVGIVVVVSSDFGYFMSIFQTIINTVTNMLHLTDGSDFSIKIVEEVKSILLTMFPSFALSAAQMIPAVIIDMILFYSLVYLSIICGDRIWADLCSIVPSGSMDNVLLMAKKTKDILFSIYVVHVFIAFLTFFLAYAFFLVLGYGHEIFFSTMCALFALIPVLGPLMVIIFVGIYALCLGDIRGVILTATLGYFLTCVLTDLIIRPKLTGKRVKIRPMLMFVGFFGGAMAMGLLGFVLGPVLLILGLTAYEIFIKEGRKQKASEIMYEETKV
- a CDS encoding pentapeptide repeat-containing protein; amino-acid sequence: MRKPRFDAGQYSLLQECSKAKDFTRWNAWYTVHLKETMYLRSSDAYGAHLEGGDLAYWFLEGANLRFANLKNADLSYSYLKSADISYANLAGTNLWRAYLSKAVLDGANPDAAVYDGAGKIKCDPVQVTRLKEGVSSWNPWYENEISNKPDDTRVYGAYLEEASFMGLDLSGVNLSYAHLEGADLRHVNFSDADLTHAHLEGADMWKADLSGADLRFAELGGANMAGAKKVNTLF
- a CDS encoding rubrerythrin family protein gives rise to the protein MFRRIPVNRKYKTFSEAADEEGYTHLANLFRATSAAEEIHSRELLQVGGYIGSMASNLEAGIEAELRASTESYPAFISISEKEDRQDAALIFTHAMNAEARHAVLYKKALEEVNAGKDFDAKTIYLCPVCGNVEIDNVPEHCPVCGVPGSSFKVIE
- a CDS encoding thymidylate synthase, producing the protein MKLLRAPNLARAHELVIRYILEKGSLLTTENGEETVETDEVCLFVDTPLAKPMVSPCSRFKEAFLDEYAKNLIEGSDSVFEYDYHGRLFDWGCGLTQNGEIHQDQIQYIIDKLRESPVSRRAVAVTWCPPVDAKLADCPCLQLVQCVVREGKLNMKIVFRSNDMLSAAGSNMFALAKLQEYIAEKIGVGVGTYTHISLVPHVYYKRDAADIPPFCGKGTQFTPCVEVCRACGGCAKAQR
- a CDS encoding radical SAM protein; the protein is MAKEKLPRNLSDGCKLCYIGAKLVLFITGRCDRDCWYCPLSEERKDLDVIYANDQKITTPEEAIAEGEIMDALGTGVTGGEPLLEIERVVEFCSALKKHFGKEHQIHLYTGHAPTEEDLAALVVCVDEIRMHPPHEIWKDILNSPYVQSIANAKKMGFAIGFEVPSLPGLRHFFPLLDSVDFFNINQLEWGDACADNMRERKLETENPLCNAIKGSTKWAGEINGHPKVHYCTSTFKDSVQLRERLKRIAMNSARPFDMITEDGTIMYGSMEVKGDLELIIPCLRAGSYYEEMEDGTIELDWQQMRKIPRKFGGERKIIERYPNDGMIVEVIPQ
- the lysS gene encoding lysine--tRNA ligase, with the translated sequence MEEKIHEKIHWADAKAAQVAADAPQLIATGITPSGPIHLGNMREVMTGDMIYKALLKRGVEAELVYIADDFDPLRKVYPFLSDEYQKYIGWPVSDIPCPCGKHKSYAEHFLDPFLSAIEELDIHPRIIRTSEAYRSSMFTEQIKQALIHAEDIKEILERVSGRKLEEGWTPYYPICSSCGTISRAAILSHDIENHTVTYKCSCGHEGVSDYSKGEGKLVWRVDWPMRWSVHGVTVEPFGKDHASPGGSYDTGKIITKEIYGYNAPVPVTYEWISLKGKGEMHSSKGVVLTIRDMLDVVPPEVLRYLIAKTKPDKTIAFDPGMGLLRLIDEYDKAAVVGESREYELSRIASPQTTIPFRHMVTVVQIARTDDAIFDILKRSGYEIVDKEAVLDQANRAKVWLERYAPEDAKFAVAESLPEVAANEKPEVKSAVVAYAKIVTDAEWKADVLHNAVYDAAQVAGVTGKEVFTGIYRAFLGADRGPRLGWFLEALGREETLKRLLEMSL
- a CDS encoding rubrerythrin family protein produces the protein MNTQDCINGAFSGESQANRKYKSYAEAAADEGYDHVAKLFRATSAAEEIHARRLLRVGGYIGTTVANLEAGREGELHETNEMYPEFISIAEKEDRQDAVITFMHAMKAEAVHAELYRKALEAVKAGKDFDVKTIYLCPVCGNVEIDKAPANCPICGIPGASFKVVE
- a CDS encoding DUF1614 domain-containing protein, whose translation is MSRLIFSPISIWILFALILLVVIGLPLLFFGLIGAALGNLGFGFWMIVLLIIAIVIGSFINIPLGTLKPKSQKQKEEPTPRKPTGQYAPSMYDKMYRTDRFEPEPYASESSARKTRISINLGGAVIPILISIYIIFMGAFGTITHDPWYLAKMTAALIITTVCVYLAAKPVRGIGIATPFFVGPVVTLAAALILGGGFGLPAAGIAYVAGTLGTLIGADLLHLKDVPTQETSMLSIGGAGTFDGIFLTGILTALLASF